A section of the Dyella jiangningensis genome encodes:
- a CDS encoding alpha-ketoglutarate-dependent dioxygenase AlkB: MTQFSLFNEGPLVLLDDASGRIVYEENVIDGATADRWFRQLSDSGIWSQKRRVMYERELDVPRLTAHFGFRDESWPDPLAEAMDHVSRHTGETFDSIGLNFYRDEHDSVAMHNDRLADLVEGRPIALLSLGTTRRMLIRSKATPRRRFDLDLNPGSLLLMDWQSQHHYDHGIPKQTQPVGPRISVAFRTRRRSE; this comes from the coding sequence ATGACGCAGTTCTCCCTGTTCAACGAGGGCCCGCTCGTATTGCTGGACGATGCCAGCGGACGGATCGTGTACGAAGAAAACGTGATCGATGGCGCGACGGCTGATCGTTGGTTCCGCCAGCTGTCGGACAGCGGGATCTGGTCGCAGAAGCGACGGGTCATGTACGAACGCGAACTTGACGTGCCGCGGCTCACCGCGCATTTCGGCTTTCGCGACGAGTCGTGGCCCGATCCGCTGGCTGAAGCCATGGATCACGTCAGCCGGCACACCGGCGAGACCTTCGACAGCATCGGCCTCAACTTCTACCGCGATGAGCACGACAGCGTGGCGATGCACAACGACCGGCTCGCCGACCTGGTGGAGGGGCGCCCGATCGCGCTGCTGTCGCTGGGCACCACGCGGCGCATGCTGATACGTAGCAAGGCGACGCCACGGCGGCGATTCGACCTCGACCTCAACCCTGGCAGCCTGCTGCTGATGGACTGGCAAAGCCAGCACCATTACGACCACGGCATTCCCAAGCAGACACAACCGGTCGGCCCGCGCATCAGCGTGGCGTTTCGCACGCGCCGTCGCAGCGAATGA